A region of Paractinoplanes abujensis DNA encodes the following proteins:
- a CDS encoding GTPase domain-containing protein — protein sequence MPSAEEAQRIGTALTTQLDDYLLPRLARLDAPLLVVIGGSTGAGKSTLVNSLVRAPVSSAGVLRPTTRSPVLVSNPADLPWFQQGRLLPGLVRTREPSNDANALQLVSAPALGAGLAFLDAPDIDSVVDRNRKLAAQLLAAADLWLFVTTAARYADAVPWELLTTARLRGTVIALVLDRVPAEAAPEIATHLQDMLNVRELGAAPLFVLPETRLDGQGLIGEDVIRPLHDWFGRLAADATARSAVVRQTLDGALISLGPAVAGLADAADEQARAAKALGDRVTAAYRTGRQTLGNGLQDGRLLRGEVLARWQEFVGTGEFLKTLESKVGQLRDRFVAALTGRPAPGRNLQMALESQLVTLLRGIAADAAEQAYSGWQAHPAGAALLDPGLQRPAADLPERADRLVRDWQQWVLGLVRAEGAEKRVVARGAAYAVNGAGLAVMIAVFTSTAFIPTGLEVAAGAGSAVAAQKVLEAIFGDQAIRTLATQAREDLLLRAGKLFDEEAARFTDRLAAVGLDAEPGARLRQAAADVETARGELALTGSA from the coding sequence ATGCCCTCGGCCGAGGAGGCCCAGCGGATCGGCACGGCACTGACCACCCAGCTCGACGACTACCTGCTGCCCCGCCTGGCCCGGCTCGACGCGCCGCTGCTGGTCGTGATCGGCGGTTCCACCGGCGCCGGCAAGTCGACGCTGGTCAACAGCCTGGTGCGGGCTCCCGTCAGCAGTGCCGGCGTGCTGCGCCCCACGACCCGCTCGCCGGTGCTGGTCAGCAACCCGGCCGATCTGCCCTGGTTCCAGCAGGGCCGGCTGCTGCCCGGGCTGGTGCGCACCCGCGAACCCAGCAACGACGCCAACGCGCTGCAGCTCGTCTCGGCCCCGGCGCTCGGCGCCGGGCTGGCGTTCCTCGACGCGCCCGACATCGACTCGGTGGTCGACCGCAACCGCAAGCTGGCCGCGCAGCTGCTCGCGGCGGCCGACCTGTGGCTGTTCGTCACGACCGCCGCCCGCTACGCCGACGCCGTGCCGTGGGAGCTGCTGACCACCGCCCGTCTGCGCGGCACGGTGATCGCCCTGGTGCTCGACCGGGTGCCGGCCGAGGCCGCCCCCGAGATCGCCACCCATCTGCAAGACATGCTCAACGTCCGCGAGCTGGGCGCCGCGCCGCTGTTCGTGCTGCCCGAGACCCGGCTCGACGGTCAGGGCCTGATCGGCGAGGACGTGATCCGCCCGCTGCACGACTGGTTCGGCCGGCTCGCGGCCGACGCCACCGCCCGCTCGGCAGTGGTGCGCCAGACACTGGACGGCGCGCTCATCTCGCTCGGCCCGGCCGTCGCGGGCCTGGCCGACGCGGCCGACGAGCAGGCCCGGGCGGCCAAGGCGCTCGGCGACCGGGTCACGGCGGCCTATCGCACCGGCCGGCAAACCCTGGGCAACGGCCTGCAGGACGGCCGGCTGCTGCGCGGCGAGGTGCTGGCCCGGTGGCAGGAGTTCGTCGGCACCGGCGAGTTCCTCAAGACCCTGGAGAGCAAGGTCGGCCAGCTCCGCGACCGATTCGTGGCCGCGCTCACCGGGCGTCCAGCCCCCGGGCGCAACCTGCAGATGGCGCTGGAGTCCCAGCTGGTCACGCTGCTGCGGGGCATCGCGGCGGACGCGGCCGAGCAGGCCTACTCGGGGTGGCAGGCCCACCCGGCCGGCGCCGCCCTGCTCGACCCGGGGCTGCAGCGGCCCGCGGCCGACCTGCCCGAACGGGCCGACCGGCTGGTGCGCGACTGGCAGCAGTGGGTGCTCGGCCTGGTGCGGGCCGAAGGCGCCGAGAAGCGGGTCGTCGCGCGCGGGGCGGCATACGCGGTCAACGGGGCCGGGCTGGCCGTGATGATCGCCGTGTTCACCTCGACCGCCTTCATCCCGACCGGGCTCGAGGTCGCAGCGGGCGCGGGCAGCGCGGTCGCGGCGCAGAAGGTGCTCGAGGCGATCTTCGGCGACCAGGCCATCCGTACGCTCGCCACCCAGGCCCGCGAGGACCTGCTGCTGCGCGCGGGCAAACTCTTCGACGAGGAGGCCGCGCGGTTCACCGACCGGCTGGCCGCGGTCGGCCTCGACGCGGAACCAGGGGCCCGGCTGCGCCAGGCCGCGGCCGACGTGGAGACTGCCCGGGGAGAACTGGCGTTGACGGGGAGCGCATGA
- a CDS encoding GTPase yields the protein MSLVEKVRDDRIDSERLVQRLEALSRFLRLVDPHLPDSDLVAAHTLVERAGNRLALSRDHTVVALAGSTGSGKSSLFNALARLKLSPVGVRRPTTGVAHACVWGPLEPANQLLDWVGVLPRHRFIRESALDGEDEAALRGLVLLDLPDFDSVERGHRLEVDRLLGLVDLIVWVVDPQKYGDRILHQAYLSQFRSHAAVTVVVLNQADRLSAPDTELVLTDLKRLLTDDGLGEAPVLATSAKQPGMLGELRGSLETTVAERQAALRRVAGDLETVSEPLTAMIGPPAAEDEVDRATVRQLTDALAVSAGVGAVADATAAAYRHRAAAATGWPLTRGLRRLRPDPLRRLHLADRPAETPADAEPRVTSTELVPRTSLPEADAAQRSAVSLAVRAVSDRAAAPLPEVWKPALTNAARSRAADLSDALDRAIGTTDLGVAKAPLWWRVVGALHWLFLAAAVFGLGWLIFGYVLRALGLPELDDPKVGVVPLPTVLLLGGLLLGLLLWLLLRPVVEWGARRARRRAEQRLRNSVTEVGREYVVAPVREVLNSYAQAREALTAVRS from the coding sequence ATGAGCCTGGTGGAAAAAGTGCGGGACGATCGGATCGACTCCGAGCGGTTGGTGCAGCGGCTCGAAGCCCTGAGCCGATTCCTGCGCCTGGTCGACCCGCACCTCCCGGACAGCGACCTGGTGGCCGCACACACGCTGGTCGAGCGGGCCGGCAACCGGCTGGCGCTGTCGCGCGACCACACCGTCGTCGCGCTCGCCGGCAGCACCGGCAGCGGCAAGTCGAGCCTGTTCAACGCGTTGGCCCGGCTCAAACTGTCGCCGGTCGGCGTGCGCCGGCCGACCACCGGCGTCGCGCACGCGTGCGTCTGGGGCCCGCTCGAGCCGGCCAACCAGCTGCTCGACTGGGTGGGTGTGCTGCCGCGGCACCGGTTCATCCGCGAAAGCGCCCTCGACGGTGAGGACGAGGCCGCCCTGCGCGGGCTCGTGCTGCTCGATCTGCCCGACTTCGACTCGGTCGAGCGCGGCCACCGCCTCGAGGTCGACCGCCTGCTGGGCCTGGTCGACCTGATCGTCTGGGTGGTCGACCCGCAGAAGTACGGCGACCGCATCCTGCACCAGGCCTACCTTTCCCAGTTCCGGTCGCACGCCGCGGTCACCGTCGTCGTGCTCAACCAGGCCGACCGGCTGTCCGCACCGGACACCGAGCTGGTGCTGACCGACCTCAAGCGCCTGCTCACCGACGACGGTCTGGGCGAGGCCCCGGTGCTGGCCACCTCGGCCAAGCAGCCGGGCATGCTGGGCGAATTGCGCGGCTCGCTCGAGACCACGGTGGCCGAACGGCAGGCCGCGCTGCGCCGGGTCGCGGGCGACCTCGAGACGGTGAGCGAGCCGCTGACCGCCATGATCGGCCCGCCCGCGGCCGAGGACGAGGTCGACCGGGCCACCGTCCGCCAGCTGACCGACGCGCTCGCCGTCTCGGCCGGGGTGGGCGCGGTGGCCGACGCCACCGCGGCCGCCTACCGGCATCGGGCGGCCGCCGCCACCGGCTGGCCCCTGACCCGGGGCCTGCGCCGGCTGCGCCCCGACCCGCTGCGCCGGCTGCACCTGGCCGACCGGCCCGCCGAGACGCCGGCCGACGCGGAGCCGCGTGTCACCTCCACCGAGCTCGTGCCGCGCACCTCGCTGCCCGAGGCCGACGCGGCCCAGCGGTCCGCGGTCAGCCTGGCCGTCCGCGCGGTCTCCGACCGGGCCGCGGCGCCACTGCCCGAGGTCTGGAAGCCCGCGCTGACCAACGCGGCCCGCTCGCGGGCGGCCGACCTGTCCGACGCGCTCGACCGGGCGATCGGCACGACCGACCTGGGCGTGGCCAAGGCGCCGCTGTGGTGGCGGGTCGTGGGGGCGCTGCACTGGCTCTTCCTGGCCGCCGCCGTGTTCGGGCTGGGCTGGCTGATCTTCGGCTACGTGCTGCGGGCGCTCGGACTGCCCGAGTTGGACGATCCGAAGGTCGGCGTGGTGCCGCTCCCTACCGTGCTGCTGCTCGGCGGACTGCTGCTCGGGTTGCTGCTCTGGCTGCTGCTGCGGCCGGTCGTGGAGTGGGGCGCCCGGCGGGCCCGGCGCCGGGCCGAGCAGCGATTGCGGAACTCGGTCACCGAGGTCGGCCGGGAGTATGTGGTGGCTCCGGTGCGCGAGGTGCTGAACTCCTACGCACAGGCGCGTGAAGCTCTGACCGCGGTGCGTTCGTAG
- the pdhA gene encoding pyruvate dehydrogenase (acetyl-transferring) E1 component subunit alpha produces MANGESTAGTDAPAGGFVQLLTPDGERIDSVTTADGTTYSVDFTDDEYRELYRDLVTVRRLDAEATALQRQGELGIWASLLGQEAAQVGSGRAMRPQDMAFPTYREHGVLYTRGIDPIMPFGLFRGVDQGGWDANEHRFNGYTIVIGSQTLHATGYAMGVTMDGKTGSPDGEAVIAYFGDGATSQGEVNEAFVWAGVFHAPMVFFCQNNQYAISEPLERQTRIPLYRRAAGYGFPGVRIDGNDVLASFAVTRAALDNARNGQGPTLIEAYTYRMGAHTSSDDPTRYRIASEVESWKAKDPISRLRAFLAKQQLGDDSFFDEVDESAKTLALSLRERVLSMPDPQPISMFDNVYPHGSPELDLQRSQFADYHASFEGSDH; encoded by the coding sequence ATGGCGAACGGCGAAAGCACGGCGGGGACAGACGCCCCCGCAGGCGGTTTCGTCCAACTGCTGACCCCCGACGGCGAACGGATCGACAGCGTCACCACCGCTGACGGCACGACGTACTCCGTCGACTTCACCGACGACGAGTATCGCGAGCTGTACCGCGACCTGGTGACGGTCCGCCGGCTCGACGCCGAGGCGACCGCCCTGCAGCGCCAGGGCGAGCTGGGCATCTGGGCGAGCCTGCTGGGCCAGGAGGCGGCTCAGGTCGGTTCCGGCCGGGCCATGCGCCCCCAGGACATGGCGTTCCCGACGTATCGCGAGCACGGCGTCCTCTACACCCGCGGGATCGACCCGATCATGCCGTTCGGCCTGTTCCGCGGCGTCGACCAGGGCGGCTGGGACGCGAACGAGCACCGCTTCAACGGCTACACCATCGTGATCGGCTCGCAGACCCTGCACGCGACCGGTTACGCGATGGGCGTGACGATGGACGGCAAGACCGGCAGCCCCGACGGCGAGGCCGTGATCGCCTACTTCGGCGACGGCGCGACCAGCCAGGGCGAGGTCAACGAGGCGTTCGTCTGGGCCGGCGTCTTCCACGCCCCGATGGTGTTCTTCTGCCAGAACAACCAGTACGCGATCTCGGAGCCGCTGGAGCGCCAGACCCGCATCCCGCTCTACCGCCGGGCCGCGGGCTACGGCTTCCCGGGCGTCCGGATCGACGGCAACGACGTGCTGGCCAGCTTCGCGGTCACCCGGGCGGCGCTCGACAACGCGCGTAACGGTCAGGGCCCGACGCTGATCGAGGCGTACACGTACCGGATGGGCGCGCACACCAGCTCGGACGACCCGACCCGTTACCGCATCGCCAGCGAGGTCGAGTCGTGGAAGGCCAAGGACCCGATCTCCCGGCTCCGCGCGTTCCTGGCCAAGCAGCAGCTCGGCGACGACAGCTTCTTCGACGAGGTCGACGAGTCGGCCAAGACGCTGGCCCTCAGCCTGCGCGAGCGGGTGCTGTCGATGCCCGACCCGCAGCCGATCTCGATGTTCGACAACGTCTACCCGCACGGTTCGCCCGAGCTCGACCTGCAGCGCAGCCAGTTCGCCGACTACCACGCCTCGTTTGAGGGGAGTGACCACTGA
- a CDS encoding alpha-ketoacid dehydrogenase subunit beta → MMAETITIGKALNHGLRRSLEHDSKVVIMGEDVGKLGGVFRITDGLQKDFGEDRVIDTPLAEAGIVGTAVGLAIRGYRPVCEIQFDGFVFPAYNQIVAQVAKMFYRSMGKVRLPIVIRIPFGGGIGAVEHHSESPEAYFSHTPGLKVVTCSNPADAYSMIQQAIRSDDPIVFFEPKRRYWEKGEVDLDADLAGAYPLHEARVAREGTDATLIAYGPMVRTCLDAATAAAEDGRNLEVIDLRTLSPVDYDKIYSSVRRTGRAVVVHEAPGNIGLGAELAARITEHCFYSLEAPVLRVTGYDIPYPAARVEEEYLPDLDRVLDAVDRSFGW, encoded by the coding sequence CTGATGGCCGAGACGATCACCATCGGCAAGGCCCTCAACCACGGCCTGCGCCGCTCGCTCGAGCACGACTCCAAAGTCGTCATCATGGGCGAGGACGTCGGCAAGCTCGGCGGCGTCTTCCGCATCACCGACGGCCTGCAGAAGGACTTCGGCGAGGACCGTGTCATCGACACCCCGCTGGCCGAGGCCGGCATCGTGGGCACCGCTGTCGGTCTGGCCATCCGCGGATACCGCCCGGTCTGCGAGATCCAGTTCGACGGGTTCGTCTTCCCGGCCTACAACCAGATCGTGGCCCAGGTGGCCAAGATGTTCTACCGCTCGATGGGCAAGGTGCGGCTGCCGATCGTCATCCGCATCCCGTTCGGCGGTGGCATCGGCGCGGTGGAGCACCACTCCGAGTCGCCCGAGGCGTATTTCTCGCACACCCCCGGCCTCAAGGTCGTGACCTGCTCCAACCCCGCCGACGCGTACTCGATGATCCAGCAGGCCATCCGTTCCGACGATCCGATCGTGTTCTTCGAGCCCAAGCGGCGCTACTGGGAGAAGGGCGAGGTCGACCTCGACGCCGACCTGGCGGGGGCCTACCCGCTGCACGAGGCCCGGGTGGCTCGCGAGGGCACCGACGCGACCCTGATCGCGTACGGGCCGATGGTGCGTACCTGCCTGGACGCGGCCACCGCGGCCGCCGAGGACGGGCGCAACCTCGAGGTGATCGACCTGCGCACGCTCTCCCCGGTCGACTACGACAAGATCTATTCCTCCGTACGCCGGACCGGCCGCGCCGTCGTGGTGCACGAGGCCCCCGGCAACATCGGCCTCGGCGCCGAACTGGCCGCGCGCATCACCGAGCACTGTTTCTACTCGCTCGAGGCGCCCGTGCTGCGGGTGACCGGCTACGACATCCCGTATCCGGCGGCCCGCGTCGAGGAGGAATACCTGCCCGATCTCGACCGGGTGCTGGACGCCGTCGACCGTTCGTTCGGCTGGTGA
- a CDS encoding dihydrolipoamide acetyltransferase family protein, with amino-acid sequence MSRIKEFNLPDLGEGLTEGEILAWLVKVGDTIELNQPIVEVETAKAAVEIPAKWGGVVSKIYVEAGTTVEVGAPIVAIDTDPAAGPLPADGPVPSAESLAAVEIAPAEGAVEPGLIGGPAPGGRTAVLVGYGPKSTTAKRRPRTTSVAQPAVVPPPAPVVPAAPPAPVAPPAPIARTSGPVLAKPPVRKLARDLGVDLATITGSGPLGSVTREDVHKAAAPAEVAAPVVTAASFDAGREQRIPVKGVRKLTAQNMVASAFTAPHVTEFLTVDVTRTMKTVEKLKERRDFRDVRISPLLLVAKAVLLAVKRHPMVNSSWSAETNEIVVKDYVNLGIAAATERGLIVPNVKDAGRLSLRELAEALTTLVQVAKSGKTPPSDMAGGTLSITNVGVFGVDTGTPILPPGESAILAFGAIRPMPWVHKDKIKIRQVTTLGLSFDHRIIDGELGSKFLRDVGDFLTDPEGTLLSWS; translated from the coding sequence ATGTCGCGGATCAAGGAGTTCAACCTGCCCGACCTGGGCGAGGGCCTGACTGAGGGCGAGATCCTGGCCTGGCTGGTCAAGGTGGGCGACACGATCGAGCTCAACCAGCCGATCGTGGAGGTCGAGACGGCCAAGGCCGCGGTCGAGATCCCGGCCAAGTGGGGCGGCGTCGTCTCGAAGATCTACGTCGAGGCCGGCACGACGGTCGAAGTGGGCGCGCCCATCGTGGCGATCGACACCGACCCGGCGGCCGGTCCGCTGCCCGCCGACGGTCCCGTGCCGTCGGCCGAGTCGCTGGCCGCGGTCGAGATCGCCCCGGCCGAGGGCGCGGTCGAGCCGGGCCTGATCGGTGGTCCCGCGCCGGGCGGCCGCACGGCCGTGCTCGTCGGTTACGGGCCCAAGAGCACAACGGCGAAAAGGCGCCCCCGTACGACCTCCGTCGCCCAGCCCGCTGTTGTGCCGCCGCCCGCGCCGGTTGTCCCGGCCGCTCCGCCGGCCCCAGTCGCCCCGCCGGCCCCGATCGCGCGGACCAGCGGCCCGGTGCTGGCCAAGCCCCCGGTGCGCAAGCTGGCTCGCGATCTCGGCGTCGACCTGGCCACTATCACGGGCAGCGGGCCGCTGGGCTCGGTGACCCGGGAAGACGTGCACAAGGCGGCCGCTCCGGCTGAGGTTGCGGCCCCCGTCGTGACCGCTGCTTCCTTCGACGCGGGTCGCGAGCAGCGGATTCCGGTCAAGGGCGTGCGCAAGCTGACCGCGCAGAACATGGTGGCCTCGGCATTCACCGCGCCGCACGTCACCGAGTTCCTCACCGTCGATGTGACGCGCACCATGAAGACGGTCGAGAAGCTCAAGGAAAGGCGTGATTTCCGCGACGTCCGCATTTCGCCTCTGCTGCTGGTGGCCAAGGCCGTGCTGCTCGCGGTGAAGCGCCACCCGATGGTCAACTCGTCGTGGTCGGCCGAGACCAACGAGATCGTGGTCAAGGACTACGTCAATCTCGGCATCGCCGCGGCGACCGAGCGGGGCCTGATCGTTCCCAACGTGAAGGACGCCGGGCGTCTCTCGCTGCGGGAACTGGCTGAGGCGCTCACCACACTGGTGCAGGTGGCCAAGTCCGGGAAGACTCCGCCGTCCGATATGGCCGGTGGGACCCTTTCTATTACGAATGTCGGAGTGTTCGGCGTGGATACAGGAACGCCGATTCTTCCGCCGGGCGAGTCGGCGATCCTGGCCTTCGGCGCGATCCGCCCCATGCCGTGGGTGCACAAAGACAAGATCAAGATTCGCCAGGTCACCACCCTCGGGCTCTCCTTCGACCACCGGATCATCGACGGCGAACTGGGCTCGAAGTTTCTGCGCGACGTCGGCGACTTCCTCACCGACCCGGAGGGGACCCTGCTCTCCTGGTCGTAA